The following are encoded in a window of Colletotrichum lupini chromosome 3, complete sequence genomic DNA:
- a CDS encoding WSC domain-containing protein: MARNSLLSRLLLLAVLAILAPLTAAQLSIYTGSDKYKYQGCYNETNDLPNTAHERALSGGASKVMEGNMTVPLCLSFCSTGADKQYNYAGVEYSRECWCAQRISGLAVKLDDSQCNLLCDGNQGMVCGGALKLSVYMVSAGLRSSPAAASWAAIVVGGLATYVLL; this comes from the exons ATGGCCCGCAACTCCCTTCTCTCccgtctcctcctcctcgccgtCCTCGCCATCCTCGCGCCCCTCACGGCGGCCCAGCTCTCAATCTACACGGGCTCCGACAAGTACAAGTACCAAGGCTGCTACAACGAGACAAACGACCTCCCCAACACGGCCCACGAGCGCGCTCTCTCGGGCGGCGCATCCAAGGTCATGGAGGGCAATATGACGGTGCCGCTATGCCTCAGCTTCTGCAGCACCGGCGCCGATAAGCAGTACAACTACGCCGGCGTCGAGTATTCTCG CGAATGCTGGTGCGCCCAGAGAATCTCGGGCCTGGCGGTCAAGCTCGACGATAGCCAGTGCAACCTGCTCTGCGACGGAAACCAGGGCATGGTCTGCGGCGGTGCGCTCAAGTTGAGCGTGTACATGGTCAGCGCCGGCTTGCGATCGTCGCCAGCAGCCGCGTCGTGGGCCGCGATTGTCGTGGGCGGCTTGGCGACGTACGTATTGCTGTAA
- a CDS encoding F-box domain-containing protein: MLLALAATATSPQATKQPGCPWSIMDTSTDAGGHGEVASRSSIDKPPILAPDSAFDRLPDEIIQQILQLTDPDSFASLVLLNPKWRSVAQQAQLYALHLFKCESYASSHPQLRDTDVKDEDLPRLRRLFAREVKRNLFEAYLRPRETVIKLISNSISSSSCPGGEGMQFSPSPRGHHILAYNSSRIYVLDVRGKDIDVKREFKILRRPVSTCIKDDGSMLAVLSSEMQVDLYDLEQSPPRRTQSLILDHAPRTIALSPCGSVLAAAYEGGIEVSLVNPGALPTDRRAVKCDGVDSLSFSFDGTQILGTTIHSSPPTTVILTAPYYDPGNQMADDSISALWTTSILFPNTSRDCSHAVLLQDSAQEEASWTFTYDRSFETFRAVRIEDLRNGTTYFTGPKPDPGSQAKLTPCTLPAATFHGDLVSAGFQGKDVWLYGVPEDLDAVPEFNSSGVDGLSALAGQARRNSGPPSRSSSSRAQENPRIPQWQMLCDKLRNTFIWGAKIAELDGVSTVKWVAGFGQTSAQERLVIAARGISPGKSIIEEDDIDFIDGGRVTLLDFDYNIEDGVRTEIEIEVGTKEPEVLEEEQRDIDTEVAIVRRRTVAQKRGDRGALMRAATSAAARSNPLPSMPSMPPMPPMPQPREERQADNDNVEDDPLVPRRIGAAPRINVQEPTSPSAPGAGETASMIGEEEAEEAVEAPYSHDGPRSTNTLRRAATAAAMNRSRHPQPPAAGPVEYRRADGRREHPHESDADNWVPPPPPYQKDDPGDLPSFLRNAVITPGGVQIPSQPARTQTAAPAIGASAWALPTRPALSQSSGRPLSYQEPVNSPPANASYHLRIASDSTLMSRPRTADSAVRPTHSPSAHVDLDDDIYDVSPPDSPRMAARRQSETHAISPDDQRMVSQVSEARPSSSGTHQDSEAVSPEQSVVSPAAQQVQAPPSLGLEIPSGSPANTAGLRQPQSASTTDLPSVRRLSNASTWPRSAQPGDGSHLRPDGGPLNSHPYSAPATDARVDDIAGSSLPPFPMADQLASLRGHEQLPPSRRFSGNFSSVQRVPVGSRRPGSRRASVPQPVSQPASEAQGQAQNQTQVAKSQFEDQPLIISTPSGVTGAFDAPTRQQSNRRTEMPLLAPIPRHPRPTQSGPVRPTVERLETIYSTNSTNRPEASGSRSLMPAWLQAPSSSAGRQSHSSVNRRPSRAERSAAKNIKDAKRRGWNGSQKKKKKKKQVDHEVASSTAWTEVSTSSRNATHGKSEKDKKCVVM; this comes from the exons ATGTTGCTTGC CCTCGCAGCGACAGCAACTTCGCCGCAAGCAACCAAGCAACCGGGCTGCCCTTGGTCCATCATGGACACCAGCACTGACGCTGGAGGACATGGGGAAGTGGCATCACGGTCGTCCATTGACAAACCCCCCATCCTGGCTCCGGATTCCGCTTTTGATCGCCTCCCGGACGAGATTATCCAACA GATATTGCAGCTCACCGACCCCGACTCCTTTGCGTCTCTCGTCCTCCTCAACCCGAAATGGCGATCAGTCGCCCAGCAGGCCCAGCTCTATGCCCTCCACCTCTTCAAATGCGAATCCTATGCCTCGAGCCATCCTCAGCTTCGCGATACCGATGTCAAAGATGAAGATCTTCCGCGCCTAAGGCGACTATTCGCCAGAGAAGTCAAACGCAACCTTTTCGAAGCGTACCTGCGACCCCGCGAAACCGTTATCAAGTTGATATCCAATTCCATCAGCTCCTCGTCATGCCCCGGCGGCGAGGGAATGCAATTTAGTCCGTCGCCCCGCGGTCACCACATTCTAGCCTATAACTCATCTCGAATTTACGTTCTCGATGTGCGGGGGAAGGATATCGATGTCAAAAGGGAGTTCAAGATCTTGCGCCGTCCCGTGTCGACCTGTATCAAGGACGACGGCTCGATGCTAGCCGTGTTATCTTCTGAAATGCAGGTCGACCTCTATGATCTGGAGCAGTCACCACCGCGCCGCACCCAATCTCTGATCTTGGATCATGCTCCGCGCACTATCGCCCTCTCACCCTGCGGGTCTGTCCTAGCTGCTGCGTACGAAGGGGGTATCGAAGTATCCCTAGTCAACCCTGGCGCGTTACCTACAGATAGACGCGCTGTCAAATGCGACGGAGTCGATTCCTTGTCCTTCTCGTTCGACGGCACTCAAATCCTTGGAACCACGATCCACTCATCACCACCTACCACAGTCATCCTCACAGCCCCGTATTATGACCCGGGCAACCAAATGGCCGACGATAGCATCAGCGCGCTTTGGACTACGTCTATTCTATTCCCTAATACCAGTCGTGACTGCAGTCATGCTGTGCTGCTACAGGACTCTGCCCAAGAAGAGGCGAGCTGGACCTTTACTTACGATCGTAGTTTCGAGACGTTCAGGGCTGTACGCATCGAAGATCTGAGAAACGGAACAACATATTTCACGGGTCCGAAACCTGACCCAGGATCTCAGGCTAAGCTCACGCCTTGCACCCTTCCCGCAGCGACTTTCCATGGGGATCTTGTCAGTGCTGGGTTCCAAGGAAAAGATGTCTGGCTCTATGGTGTCCCTGAAGACCTCGACGCTGTACCCGAATTCAACTCTTCAGGAGTTGATGGATTGTCAGCCTTGGCTGGACAAGCAAGAAGAAATAGTGGTCCTCCCTCGCGTTCGTCATCGTCCCGGGCGCAAGAGAACCCAAGGATCCCCCAATGGCAAATGTTGTGTGATAAGCTCCGGAACACTTTCATCTGGGGTGCAAAGATTGCCGAACTCGACGGTGTCAGCACGGTGAAGTGGGTTGCGGGCTTTGGTCAGACATCGGCACAGGAGCGCCTCGTCATCGCAGCCCGGGGCATCTCCCCTGGAAAATCCATCATTGAGGAGGACGACATCGACTTCATTGACGGTGGCAGAGTTACCCTCCTAGATTTTGACTACAATATCGAAGATGGTGTTAGAACGGAGATTGAGATTGAAGTGGGCACCAAGGAGCCTGAGGTGCTCGAAGAGGAGCAAAGGGATATCGATACCGAAGTGGCTATTGTACGTCGCAGGACTGTGGCCCAGAAACGGGGAGATCGCGGTGCCTTGATGCGTGCAGCTACGAGCGCTGCAGCCCGGAGCAACCCTTTGCCGTCTATGCCGTCGATGCCACCGATGCCGCCCATGCCACAACCCCGAGAAGAACGACAAGCCGACAACGATAACGTCGAGGACGACCCTCTCGTTCCGAGGCGAATTGGAGCAGCCCCACGTATCAATGTGCAAGAGCCAACCTCACCTTCGGCGCCTGGGGCAGGCGAGACCGCCTCGATGATTGGAGAAGAAGAGGCAGAGGAGGCAGTCGAAGCCCCTTACTCGCATGACGGGCCCCGCTCCACCAACACTCTCCGTCGCGCTGCCACTGCTGCTGCTATGAACCGAAGCCGCCACCCGCAACCGCCGGCCGCTGGACCGGTAGAGTATCGGCGAGCTGACGGCCGACGTGAGCATCCTCACGAGAGCGACGCCGACAACTGGGTTCCACCGCCGCCTCCCTACCAAAAGGACGACCCCGGTGACTTGCCCTCTTTCCTACGGAACGCTGTCATTACACCTGGCGGTGTGCAGATACCGAGTCAGCCAGCGAGGACCCAAACAGCCGCGCCTGCCATCGGCGCATCGGCGTGGGCTCTCCCGACGCGACCTGCTCTATCTCAATCATCAGGCCGCCCTCTAAGCTATCAAGAGCCGGTCAACAGCCCCCCGGCTAATGCCAGCTATCATCTGCGTATAGCTAGTGACTCGACGCTCATGAGCCGGCCGCGCACTGCAGATTCGGCAGTTCGTCCGACGCACAGCCCTTCGGCCCATGTTGATCTTGACGATGATATCTATGACGTCTCGCCACCAGACTCCCCACGGATGGCGGCGAGAAGACAGAGCGAAACTCATGCCATCTCTCCTGACGACCAGCGGATGGTCAGCCAAGTTTCAGAGGCTCGACCATCAAGTTCTGGGACACACCAAGATTCTGAGGCAGTTTCTCCCGAGCAATCAGTCGTATCCCCGGCCGCTCAGCAGGTTCAGGCGCCTCCCTCGCTGGGTTTGGAGATTCCATCAGGTTCCCCTGCAAATACTGCGGGGCTGCGACAGCCACAATCAGCATCTACTACTGACTTGCCGTCAGTCAGACGCCTTTCCAATGCGTCAACTTGGCCTAGATCTGCGCAGCCAGGTGATGGATCTCACCTTCGTCCAGATGGCGGTCCCCTAAACAGCCACCCCTACTCCGCTCCTGCGACTGACGCAAGAGTCGACGACATTGCCGGGTCTTCACTGCCACCATTCCCCATGGCAGATCAATTGGCCAGTCTGCGGGGCCATGAGCAGCTGCCTCCATCTAGACGGTTTTCTGGAAACTTCAGTTCAGTCCAGCGCGTACCAGTGGGAAGCCGCCGGCCTGGATCTCGTCGGGCATCTGTCCCACAGCCTGTCTCGCAGCCTGCTTCAGAAGCCCAGGGACAAGCTCAGAACCAGACTCAAGTTGCCAAATCACAGTTCGAAGACCAACCCTTGATCATCAGCACACCTAGCGGCGTCACTGGCGCATTCGATGCGCCTACTCGTCAGCAATCGAACCGGAGAACCGAGATGCCTCTACTGGCTCCGATCCCGCGTCATCCACGCCCAACCCAATCGGGCCCGGTACGACCAACAGTGGAACGTCTCGAAACGATATACAGCACAAACTCCACAAACCGGCCTGAAGCTTCTGGCAGCAGAAGTCTGATGCCGGCATGGTTACAGGCGCCGTCGTCGTCTGCGGGCCGGCAGTCGCATTCTTCGGTCAACAGAAGACCCAGTCGTGCCGAGCGGAGTGCAGCTAAGAACATCAAGGACGCGAAACGGCGCGGTTGGAATGGTTcccaaaagaagaagaaaaagaagaagcaggTTGATCACGAGGTCGCGAGCTCTACTGCGTGGACGGAAGTTTCCACGTCTAGTAGGAATGCCACTCATGGTAAATCAGAGAAGGATAAGAAGTGTGTTGTGATGTGA
- a CDS encoding carboxylesterase: protein MDTRELKMSRQRYFWTLRSFSMGHESMTAGDLPQGEHGQHSRKDRSSSTGYENAGSLIYQMKRQAGSTLRRGRNRNDDAHVSPSVNHCRPVTENSETPALRRPAVGLLDNAPVFPVVPWRLAGGSPGLYTRTFWLPEPSWPALPACPASSRPTENTGPGDVTADGPLGSALTQPVPPIKFAARSQHGGPGVEFLFSSETVRRSIYDPLKTHLRRLTRAISLLQRSRRLPTVALTWDRAAPPQPAGPYDLETCSPLLRPVMETRKFNWRRYSAPVAIASMILAALSVVLYFNIREYLAANLPRVTVDLGYARYSGNSLPSGVNQFLGMRYAAPPIGNLRWRAPQDPEPKEGTTDAIDFGPICLGTDVTYPTSGQDEDCLYANVWSPTNTTADSKLPVWLFIQGGGYTSNANPNWNGSQVVDVSGKKVVFFGGDPNHVVIHGLSAGAGSVALHLAAYGGRDDKLFIGAMSESVFFPAQPRVPELEYQFNQTLAKVGCTDDKDQMGCLRGKDIKAIQDANIASPFPGRAANPHFYWTPCIDGDILQDYPYRLYDKGSFIKVPVLFGTGSNEGSVFAANVATQDEFVSFMTDNYPKLTKNETDPMLQKYPLLPPLPNHNVWFPSTSQAYGETTFICPANTIMNAYAAANRSGTSWSYRFNVQDNDNTASGLGVPHVFEAPAIFGIDACPTPDSFRTYNKPIVSLMMKYVISFVRDLNPNTYKLAGAPDWGDWGRNQSRFVFELNKNRMENVDDGQRDRCNFWKGIVEVMEHGAAQGSRLNIRNESMPLKDTQAEVTRKDEEKSEREEQAVYDDADWEHVGASIDEKETAEEERTEDEEASQPGQVAFEKPERRWQGLRRQEDEAKGNVVSELLFFLAGIFLWAV from the exons ATGGACACCCGGGAGCTGAAGATGTCTCGCCAGCGCTATTTCTGGACCTTGCGAAGTTTTTCCATGGGCCATGAGTCCATGACTGCTGGAGACCTTCCCCA AGGGGAACACGGCCAGCACTCGCGCAAGGATAGAAGCTCGTCGACGGGCTACGAGAACGCGGGAAGCCTCATCTATCAGATGAAGCGCCAAGCCGGCAGCACCCTGCGCAGAGGGAGGAACCGTA ATGACGATGCCCATGTCTCTCCCTCGGTGAACCACTGCCGTCCTGTTACCGAAAACAGCGAGACCCCAGCTCTCCGGCGGCCTGCTGTTGGACTGTTGGACAACGCTCCAGTGTTTCCAGTGGTCCCCTGGAGACTGGCGGGGGGTTCGCCGGGTCTCTATACAAGGACTTTCTGGCTTCCAGAACCCTCCTGGCCAGCTTTACCTGCGTGCCCTGCGTCAAGCCGGCCAACAGAGAACACAGGCCCTGGCGACGTCACTGCAGATGGGCCACTTGGCAGTGCGCTGACACAGCCCGTGCCCCCTATCAAGTTTGCAGCGCGCAGCCAGCATGGGGGCCCTGGCGTGGAATT CCTCTTCTCGTCCGAGACTGTCCGCAGGTCCATCTACGATCCCCTCAAGACTCATCTTCGGCGTCTTACCCGCGCCATCTCACTGCTGCAGAGA AGCAGACGGCTTCCCACGGTGGCTCTCACGTGGGATCGCGCAGCGCCGCCGCAGCCCGCGGGACCATATGACCTCGAAACATGTTCACCCCTCCTTCGACCCGTCATGGAGACGAGGAAGTTCAACTGGCGGAGATACTCTGCGCCAGTTGCCATCGCCAGCATGATCCTAGCGGCCCTCTCCGTCGTCCTCTACTTCAACATTCGTGAATATCTCGCT GCCAACTTGCCGAGGGTCACCGTCGATCTCGGCTACGCGAGGTATTCTGGGAATTCGCTCCCGAGCGGCGTGAACCAGTTTCTGGGAATGCGGTATGCGGCGCCTCCGATAGGAAATCTGAGATGGAGAGCACCTCAAGATCCTGAGCCGAAAGAGGGCACGACAGATGCCATCGAT TTTGGGCCCATTTGTCTCGGGACGGATGTGACTTATCCTACTTCAGGTCAAGACGAGGACTGCTTATACGCCAACGTCTGGTCGCCAACAAACACGACGGCTGACTCGAAGCTTCCTGTATGGTTATTCATTCAAGGCGGTG GTTACACTTCAAATGCCAATCCCAATTGGAACGGCTCCCAAGTTGTAGATGTCTCGGGCAAAAAGGTTGTCTTT TTTGGCGGTGACCCAAACCATGTAGTCATCCACGGCCTCTCAGCCGGAGCAGGCTCGGTCGCCCTCCACCTCGCAGCTTACGGCGGACGCGACGACAAGCTCTTCATAGGCGCCATGTCCGAGTCGGTCTTCTTCCCCGCGCAGCCTCGTGTTCCGGAGCTTGAGTACCAGTTCAATCAGACGCTGGCTAAGGTAGGCTGTACAGATGACAAGGACCAGATGGGCTGTCTGCGCGGTAAAGACATCAAAGCGATCCAGGACGCCAATATCGCATCGCCATTTCCGGGGAGGGCGGCAAACCCGCACTTTTACTGGACTCCATGTATAGATGGCGATATTCTACAAGATTATCCGTACCGGCTCTATGACAAGGGTTCATTCATCAAAGTCCCCGTCCTCTTTGGGACAGGAAGTAACG AGGGATCCGTTTTCGCCGCCAACGTCGCAACCCAAGACGAATTCGTCTCCTTCATGACAGACAACTACCCCAAACTCACAAAGAACGAAACCGACCCGATGCTGCAAAAGTACCCGCTGTTGCCGCCACTCCCGAACCACAACGTCTGGTTCCCGTCCACCAGCCAAGCCTACGGCGAGACGACCTTCATTTGCCCCGCCAACACCATCATGAACGCCTACGCGGCCGCCAACCGCTCCGGGACGAGCTGGTCCTACCGCTTCAACGTCCAGGACAACGACAACACGGCCTCCGGCCTCGGTGTCCCGCACGTCTTTGAGGCGCCCGCCATCTTTGGCATCGACGCGTGTCCGACGCCCGACAGTTTCCGGACGTATAACAAACCCATTGTCTCGCTGATGATGAAGTACGTCATCTCATTTGTGCGCGATCTCAACCCCAATACGTATAAGCTCGCGGGTGCCCCAGACTGGGGTGACTGGGGACGGAATCAGTCGCGGTTCGTGTTTGAGTTGAATAAGAACCGGATGGAGAACGTCGATGATGGGCAGAGGGATCGGTGTAACTTTTGGAAGGGGATCGTGGAGGTCATGGAGCA TGGCGCGGCGCAAGGCAGCCGCCTCAACATTCGAAACGAGTCC ATGCCGTTGAAGGACACCCAAGCTGAGGTTACACGGAAGGATGAGGAAAAGTCGGAGCGTGAAGAGCAGGCTGTGTATGATGATGCGGACTGGGAGCATGTGGGGGCATCTATCGATGAGAAAG AAACGGCTGAAGAGGAGCGTACCGAAGATGAGGAAGCCAGCCAGCCGGGTCAGGTAGCCTTCGAGAAACCGGAGCGCCGGTGGCAGGGACTTCGAAGACAGGAAGATGAGGCGAAAGGGAATGTTGTTTCTGAGCTT CTTTTCTTCCTAGCTGGAATATTCCTATGGGCTGTCTGA
- a CDS encoding methyltransferase domain-containing protein, translating to MAEPSTTITPQIVADDQHEDARSDIGSSIASSSTSLRASILDYRVENGRTYHRYKDGKYTIPNDEREMERLDMQDELWAISMDFASGMAPPGQLDAEAGRVLDVGTGSGIWAINYADDHPDAEVLGIDLSPTLPDYVPPNVRFEVDDVEEEWTYSRPFNYIHSRVMTGSISDWDLYLRRCYDNLVPGGWVELQEIAVYCDSDDGTLTPDHAISKWSKLLQEATIKLGRPYIDPEGLPEKVQAAGFVDVAITAFKWPLNDWAKDPKYKQLGRLQLENGLAGIEGFTMAAFTRAFEWTAEEVNVFLIDVRKDVNNRRIHGYLPTYSIIGRKPNKEETSAAPAPASSETPAPSEAPAATEAPASTSSQAQAPSSS from the exons ATGGCCGAACCGAGCACCACCATAACACCCCAAATCGTCGCAGACGATCAG CATGAAGATGCTCGGTCAGATATTGGAAGC AGCATTGCTTCTTCAAGCACCAGTCTCCGAGCCTCAATCCTGGACTACCGCGTCGAGAACGGCAGAACATACCACCGGTACAAAGATGGCA AATACACGATTCCCAACGATGAAAGGGAAATGGAAAGGCTAG ATATGCAGGATGAGCTTTGGGCCATCTCAATGGACTTCGCATCAGGAATGGCCCCGCCTGGGCAGTTGGATGCTGAAGCTGGACGAGTCCTCGACGTCGGTACCGGCAGTGGCATCTGGGCAATCAACTATGCAGATGATCACCCCGACGCTGAG GTCCTGGGTATTGACCTCTCTCCAACCCTTCCTGACTA CGTGCCACCAAATGTCAGATTTGAGGTGGATGACGTCGAAGAGGAATGGACGTATTCAAGGCCTTTCAATTATATCCACAGCCGTGTTATGACAGGCAGCATCAGCGACTGGGATTTGTATCTTCGCAGGTGCTATGA CAACCTCGTACCTGGTGGTTGGGTCGAATTGCAGGAGATTGCTGTATACTGCGACTCTGATGACGGGACGCTGACCCCAGACCACGCGATTTCCAAATGGAGCAAGCTGCTGCAAGAGGCAACGATCAAGCTTGGGCGTCCTTACATTGATCCCGAAGGCCTCCCAGAGAAGGTGCAGGCTGCCGGATTCGTTGACGTTGCTATCACTGCATTCAAATGGCCGCTCAACGACTGGGCCAAAGACCCCAAGTATAAGCAACTTGGCAGACTCCAGCTAGAAAACGGCCTAGCTGGCATCGAGGGTTTCACCATGGCAGCGTTTACCAGGGCCTTTGAGTGGACTGCTGAAGAGGTTAACGTGTTCCTCATTGACGTGCGGAAGGATGTCAACAACCGGCGAATTCACGGTTACCTTCCAAC CTACTCCATCATTGGACGCAAGCCAAATAAGGAAGAAACCTCAGCTGCCCCAGCTCCTGCTTCCTCAGAGACTCCTGCTCCATCAGAAGCTCCAGCTGCAACTGAGGCTCCTGCTTCTACTTCCTCTCAGGCCCAAGCACCGAGCTCATCTTGA
- a CDS encoding UMTA, with protein sequence MAAAQDDPEVHLVAEDEISDSEQDLESIRSETTSVKDSILEYRIENGRSYHKYKDGKYAWPNDDRESDRMDMQHEICLLTFHERLGFAPPCDEGAKVGRVLDLGTGTGLWAIDYGDQHPETEVLGVDLSPIQPRDVPPNVKFEVDDVEEEWLYSRPFDYVHLRFMNGSISDWKKIIQKAYDHLVPGGYFEIQEGDFVIKADDDTLPPEKPLAQFTSLIREAAEKFGRRFAPIPEMREAMVDVGFENVVQQDFKWPSNPWPKDDHYKRIGEWNFHNFVDAAEAMALAPLTRVHNWTKEEVQVFLVGVRKDMRDKTIHSYMPIYTLVGRKPLKEATPAPPEDQNAAATPSSTQ encoded by the exons ATGGCCGCCGCACAGGACGACCCCGAGGTTCACCTGGTCGCTGAGGACGAA ATTTCCGACAGCGAACAGGATCTTGAGAGCATTCGCTCAGAAACCACTAGCGTAAAGGACTCTATCCTTGAGTACAGAATCGAGAATGGAAGATCCTACCATAAATACAAGGATGGGA AATATGCGTGGCCCAATGACGACAGGGAGAGTGACAGGATGG ATATGCAACACGAGATTTGCCTCCTCACATTTCATGAGAGATTGGGATTCGCTCCTCCTTGTGACGAAGGTGCAAAAGTCGGTCGCGTTCTTGACCTTGGCACCGGAACTGGCCTGTGGGCCATTGACTACGGTGACCAACACCCAGAGACGGAG GTGCTAGGCGTCGATTTGTCTCCTATTCAGCCACGAGA CGTACCTCCTAATGTCAAATTTGAAGTCGACGATGTCGAGGAGGAATGGCTATATTCTCGGCCCTTTGACTACGTCCACCTTCGATTCATGAACGGGTCTATCTCAGATTGGAAGAAGATCATTCAAAAAGCCTACGA TCATCTCGTCCCCGGTGGCTATTTTGAGATTCAGGAAGGCGATTTTGTCATCAAAGCTGACGATGATACTCTACCCCCTGAGAAGCCTCTGGCCCAATTCACTTCCCTCATCCGAGAAGCTGCAGAGAAGTTTGGGCGCAGATTCGCTCCTATCCCCGAGATGAGGGAGGCAATGGTCGATGTTGGGTTCGAGAACGTCGTCCAACAGGATTTCAAGTGGCCCTCCAACCCCTGGCCAAAAGACGACCACTACAAGAGAATCGGCGAATGGAACTTCCACAACTTCGTGGATGCCGCTGAAGCTATGGCTCTTGCACCTTTGACCCGAGTTCACAATTGGACGAAGGAGGAGGTTCAAGTCTTTCTTGTGGGTGTTCGTAAGGACATGAGGGACAAGACAATCCACTCATACATGCCTAT CTACACTCTTGTGGGCAGGAAGCCGTTGAAAGAAGCCACTCCAGCCCCGCCTGAAGATCAGAATGCAGCAGCAACTCCGTCTTCAACTCAGTGA
- a CDS encoding UMTA codes for MASIVNNEVQLVAEDHVDVTDSEADLQSIQSETTSIKASMLEWRQENGRTYHKYKDGKYLVPNDETELDRLDMQHEIFYLTWDGKLGTTPPCEPGAKVGRVLDLGTGTGLWAIDFADLHPEAEVLGMDLSPVQPSDVPPNVRFEIDDIEEEWLYSQPFDYIHSRIITGGISDWKKMIKKAYDHLAPGGWYEIQESDMSPAADDGTLPPEKALSRFGALIREAYVEMGVPLVHVPDLKDVLTEVGFEDVELTVFKWPTNPWAKDPKYKKIGEWNYHNFGGAVETVSLAPLTRVHGWTKEEVLVFAAEVRKDLRDPKVHSYFPIYTLVGRKPLEAATKPAATETTPAEVSTSPQ; via the exons ATGGCTTCTATCGTGAATAACGAGGTCCAGCTTGTTGCTGAAGACCAT GTTGACGTGACCGACAGCGAGGCCGATCTCCAG AGTATTCAATCAGAGACGACGAGCATCAAGGCATCTATGCTCGAGTGGCGCCAAGAAAATGGACGAACTTATCATAAGTACAAGGATGGCA AATACCTCGTTCCCAATGATGAGACAGAGCTCGATAGACTTG ATATGCAGCATGAGATCTTCTATCTCACTTGGGATGGAAAGCTCGGCACAACACCTCCATGTGAGCCTGGCGCAAAAGTTGGTCGTGTTCTCGATCTCGGCACGGGTACTGGATTATGGGCGATCGATTTTGCGGATCTGCATCCTGAAGCCGAA GTGCTGGGCATGGACCTTTCTCCTGTACAGCCGTCAGA CGTTCCGCCTAATGTGAGATTCGAGATTGATGATATCGAGGAGGAGTGGCTTTATTCACAGCCATTCGACTACATTCACAGTCGAATCATCACGGGCGGCATCAGCGACTGGAAGAAGATGATCAAGAAGGCCTACGA CCACCTCGCGCCCGGCGGATGGTACGAGATACAAGAGTCAGACATGTCCCCAGCCGCCGACGATGGAACACTGCCCCCCGAGAAGGCATTGTCTAGATTCGGCGCCCTGATCCGCGAAGCTTACGTGGAGATGGGTGTGCCCCTGGTCCATGTTCCTGATCTGAAGGACGTCCTCACAGAGGTCGGGTTCGAAGACGTGGAGCTGACCGTCTTCAAGTGGCCTACGAATCCTTGGGCCAAGGACCCCAAGTACAAGAAGATCGGGGAGTGGAATTACCACAACTTTGGTGGCGCAGTTGAGACTGTCTCCTTAGCGCCGTTGACTCGGGTGCACGGCTGGACCAAGGAGGAGGTCCTGGTGTTCGCCGCCGAGGTGCGGAAGGACCTTCGGGACCCGAAGGTTCACTCCTACTTTCCCAT CTACACGCTTGTGGGTAGGAAGCCATTGGAGGCGGCGACTAAGCCGGCGGCTACTGAGACCACTCCAGCTGAGGTCTCAACTTCACCACAGTGA
- a CDS encoding TAM domain methyltransferase yields the protein MTLGGRLGLAPPCQPDVKVDRVLDVGTGTGIWAIQFGDDHPEAEASSKVMKFECVLTVNRFSALIYLLRSQTSTNVKFEIDDIDEEWTYTTQFDYIHSRFMSSSIADWKAYLTKCFNHIQPGGYLELQEPEMEFQSDDGTFPADCPLAKYGNLLKEAAAIFGREYVSVSSLKTLMVDVGFKDVTLSRYKWPINTWPKDPSFKELGAWGFENSNAGLEAISTAPLTRAHKWTREEVNVFLAEVRKDLANKNYHTYVPM from the exons ATGACCCTCGGTGGTCGGCTCGGACTAGCTCCTCCATGCCAGCCTGATGTCAAGGTTGACAGAGTATTGGATGTTGGTACGGGCACGGGAATCTGGGCTATTCAGTTTGGCGACGATCATCCCGAAGCCGAGGCAAGCTCAAAAGTGATGAAATTTGAATGCGTGTTGACTGTGAACAGGTTCTCGGCGTTGATTTATCTGCTACGCAGCCAGACAT CTACGAATGTCAAGTTCGAAATCGACGACATTGACGAGGAGTGGACCTACACCACCCAGTTCGACTACATTCACAGTCGCTTCATGTCGTCAAGCATCGCAGACTGGAAGGCTTACCTCACTAAATGTTTCAA TCACATCCAACCTGGCGGTTATCTAGAGTTGCAGGAGCCAGAGATGGAGTTCCAGTCCGATGACGGCACATTTCCTGCCGACTGCCCCTTGGCCAAGTACGGCAACCTCCTCAAGGAGGCCGCGGCCATCTTTGGGCGAGAGTACGTCTCGGTGTCTTCCTTGAAAACACTGATGGTCGATGTGGGCTTCAAGGACGTGACGCTGAGCCGGTACAAGTGGCCCATCAATACCTGGCCCAAAGATCCTTCGTTCAAGGAACTGGGCGCATGGGGCTTTGAGAATAGCAACGCCGGTCTCGAGGCTATCTCTACTGCGCCTCTGACGCGCGCCCACAAGTGGACTAGGGAGGAGGTGAATGTCTTTTTGGCTGAAGTCCGGAAGGACCTGGCTAACAAGAACTACCATACTTATGTCCCCATGTAA